The following coding sequences are from one Halomonas sp. HAL1 window:
- a CDS encoding SDR family oxidoreductase, whose translation MNVVIVTGGSRGIGAATAILLGSKGYAVCVNYLANKDRANKVVDSIVRDGGQAFAHQADVSKEADVVRLFDAAEAHFGGVTHLVNNAGILFTQSKLVDIELERFNQVLNSNVVSCFLCSREAVRRFQAGGAIVNVSSLASKTGSPFEYVDYAASKGAMDTLTKGLSLEVAASGIRVNAVRPGFIYTDMHADGGEPGRVDRLAPQIPMRRGGTAEEVANTIAWLLSDEASYVTGSFIDVAGGR comes from the coding sequence ATGAACGTTGTTATTGTGACAGGCGGAAGCCGAGGTATTGGGGCAGCAACAGCAATCCTGCTTGGCTCCAAAGGCTATGCGGTGTGTGTCAACTATCTGGCGAACAAAGACCGTGCGAATAAGGTGGTCGATTCCATTGTACGGGATGGGGGCCAGGCGTTTGCCCATCAAGCGGATGTCAGCAAAGAAGCAGACGTTGTCCGCCTGTTTGATGCCGCTGAGGCGCACTTTGGCGGTGTTACCCACTTGGTCAACAATGCAGGGATTTTGTTTACTCAATCCAAGCTGGTGGATATCGAGCTTGAGCGCTTTAACCAAGTACTCAATAGCAACGTGGTCAGCTGCTTTCTCTGTTCCAGGGAAGCCGTCAGGCGCTTCCAAGCAGGTGGTGCCATCGTCAATGTTTCATCACTTGCCTCAAAAACAGGCTCGCCCTTTGAGTATGTTGACTACGCTGCATCGAAAGGGGCCATGGATACCCTAACCAAGGGGTTGTCTCTTGAAGTGGCTGCCTCAGGGATTCGTGTTAACGCCGTTCGTCCCGGATTTATCTACACTGATATGCATGCCGATGGTGGCGAGCCTGGGCGAGTCGATCGCTTAGCACCACAGATTCCCATGCGGCGTGGCGGTACCGCGGAAGAAGTGGCGAATACCATCGCCTGGTTGCTGTCGGACGAAGCCTCTTACGTGACGGGGTCATTTATTGATGTAGCAGGCGGGCGGTAG
- a CDS encoding PTS fructose-like transporter subunit IIB, whose protein sequence is MNIILITACPSGMATTFLAAKRLEQAAQRQGWSVHVEMHGEIAPLQAATADQIANADLIAVAADHVPAPERFEGKRLFQAPIASALPDPSGFLAQAKREAPIYSAPAAPAASVSTAASSAGGKKIVAVTACPTGVAHTFMAAEALSEAGKAMGHAIRVETQGSVGAQDKLTEEEIAQADVVLLACDIDVDPSRFAGKRIYRTSTGNALKKPRPTIEAALENAALENSGSANTASDTKSVKEKGVYKHLLTGVSFMLPMVVAGGLLIALSFVFGIEAFEQEGTLAAALMQIGGGTAFALMIPVLAGYIAYSIADRPGIAPGMIGGMLAANIGSGFIGGILAGFLAGYVALAVTRYVKLPSSVESLKPILIIPLVASLVTGLTMIYVIGEPVAALLNALTSFLESMGSTNAVLLGILLGAMMCFDLGGPVNKAAYTFGVGLLASETYGPMAAIMAAGMVPAIGMGIASFVARNKFSAPEREAGKASFVLGLCFISEGAIPFAAKDPLRVIPACIAGGALTGALSMLVGAKLMAPHGGIFVLLIPNAITPALLYLGAIIAGSLVTGLGYAFIKRGAAQVAVAT, encoded by the coding sequence ATGAACATAATTCTGATTACCGCCTGCCCCAGCGGCATGGCTACCACCTTCCTCGCTGCCAAGCGCCTGGAGCAGGCTGCCCAGCGCCAAGGCTGGTCGGTACACGTTGAAATGCATGGCGAAATCGCGCCACTGCAGGCTGCTACTGCTGATCAGATTGCTAACGCCGATTTGATTGCGGTCGCCGCCGATCACGTGCCCGCCCCGGAACGCTTCGAAGGCAAGCGCCTGTTCCAGGCACCGATTGCCAGCGCGCTCCCCGACCCTAGCGGTTTTCTGGCCCAGGCCAAGCGTGAAGCGCCGATTTACAGCGCGCCTGCCGCGCCTGCAGCCTCCGTTTCTACCGCTGCAAGCAGCGCGGGTGGCAAGAAAATTGTCGCGGTCACCGCCTGTCCTACCGGCGTCGCCCACACTTTTATGGCCGCCGAAGCGCTCTCGGAAGCAGGTAAAGCCATGGGCCACGCCATTCGCGTGGAAACTCAAGGCTCGGTGGGCGCACAAGACAAATTAACGGAAGAAGAGATCGCTCAGGCCGATGTGGTGCTACTAGCTTGCGATATCGACGTTGATCCGTCGCGGTTTGCAGGCAAGCGCATCTACCGCACGTCTACCGGCAACGCGCTGAAAAAGCCGCGCCCCACCATTGAAGCCGCGCTGGAAAACGCGGCACTGGAAAATAGCGGTTCGGCCAATACCGCTAGCGACACTAAGAGCGTCAAAGAGAAAGGCGTTTATAAGCACCTGCTCACCGGCGTTTCCTTTATGCTGCCGATGGTCGTGGCGGGGGGCCTGCTGATTGCGCTCTCTTTTGTGTTTGGCATTGAAGCGTTTGAGCAGGAAGGCACCCTGGCCGCTGCGCTGATGCAAATCGGTGGTGGCACCGCCTTTGCGCTGATGATTCCGGTACTGGCAGGTTATATCGCTTACTCTATTGCCGACCGCCCCGGCATCGCACCGGGTATGATTGGCGGCATGCTGGCGGCCAATATCGGCTCCGGCTTTATCGGCGGTATCTTGGCTGGCTTCCTGGCGGGCTATGTGGCGCTGGCGGTCACTCGTTACGTCAAACTGCCCTCCAGCGTTGAATCCCTGAAGCCGATTCTGATCATTCCGCTGGTCGCCAGTTTGGTTACCGGCCTGACCATGATCTACGTGATTGGTGAGCCGGTCGCGGCGCTGCTGAATGCGCTGACCAGTTTCCTCGAATCCATGGGCTCCACCAATGCGGTACTGCTGGGTATTCTGCTGGGCGCAATGATGTGCTTTGACCTGGGTGGCCCGGTCAACAAAGCCGCGTACACCTTTGGCGTGGGCCTGCTCGCCTCTGAAACTTACGGCCCCATGGCGGCGATTATGGCAGCGGGGATGGTGCCTGCCATTGGTATGGGGATTGCCAGTTTTGTCGCGCGCAACAAGTTCTCAGCACCGGAGCGCGAAGCGGGTAAAGCCTCATTCGTGCTGGGCCTCTGCTTTATCAGTGAAGGCGCGATCCCCTTCGCGGCGAAAGATCCGCTGCGGGTCATTCCGGCCTGTATCGCGGGCGGGGCACTCACCGGCGCGCTCTCGATGCTGGTGGGTGCGAAGCTAATGGCGCCCCATGGCGGTATCTTCGTACTGCTGATCCCCAACGCCATTACCCCGGCACTGCTCTACCTGGGCGCTATTATAGCGGGTTCACTGGTTACCGGGTTAGGCTATGCGTTTATCAAACGCGGCGCGGCTCAAGTAGCGGTTGCTACCTAA
- a CDS encoding PA0069 family radical SAM protein — MASLGPPFQPNSYKGRGATYDPHNRFAPSHSVVEDDGWWREEASTTIATEVREEVSKSALSWNKSPDLPFDRSLNPYRGCEHGCVYCYARPSHAYWDLSPGLDFETKLIARSGLVERLTEELCHPNYVCRPINLSGNTDCYQPLEATYKTTRRLLELLLECRHPVTLVTKSTLVLRDLELLAEMAEHRLVRVFVSLTSLDANLKRTLEPRAASPQARLRAIRELNTAGVPVGTLISPVIPGLTDHEIEKLLEAASRAGARTAAWMLLRLPYEVAPLFEAWLEAHYPERAAKVMSLMRQCRGGKAYDAQFGKRFRGEGVFADLIAQRFARASRQWNMQDRTEQGLNTRDFRPPRAQGDLFL, encoded by the coding sequence ATGGCATCTCTTGGCCCCCCTTTCCAGCCAAACTCTTACAAGGGACGCGGAGCGACCTATGACCCGCACAACCGTTTTGCACCTAGCCATAGCGTGGTGGAAGACGACGGTTGGTGGCGTGAGGAAGCCTCTACGACCATCGCCACCGAAGTGCGCGAGGAAGTGAGCAAGAGCGCACTGTCGTGGAATAAATCACCGGACTTGCCATTTGACCGCTCACTGAACCCTTATCGTGGTTGTGAACATGGCTGCGTTTACTGCTACGCACGCCCCTCCCACGCTTACTGGGATTTATCGCCAGGGCTGGATTTCGAAACCAAGTTGATTGCCCGCAGCGGGTTGGTGGAACGGTTAACAGAGGAGCTTTGCCACCCCAACTATGTGTGCCGCCCGATCAACCTTTCCGGCAACACTGATTGCTACCAGCCGTTAGAGGCTACTTATAAAACCACACGCCGCTTGCTGGAGTTGCTGTTGGAGTGCCGCCATCCGGTAACGTTGGTAACTAAAAGTACGCTGGTGCTACGCGATCTAGAACTATTGGCAGAGATGGCAGAGCATCGCCTGGTGCGTGTGTTTGTTAGCTTGACCAGCCTGGACGCCAATTTAAAGCGTACGCTAGAACCACGGGCGGCGTCGCCTCAGGCGCGCTTACGGGCTATTCGTGAACTTAATACCGCGGGAGTCCCAGTCGGCACATTGATTTCGCCGGTTATTCCAGGGCTGACTGATCATGAAATTGAAAAGCTTCTAGAAGCAGCCAGCCGTGCAGGGGCGAGAACGGCGGCCTGGATGCTACTGCGCTTACCTTACGAAGTGGCGCCGCTGTTTGAAGCGTGGTTGGAAGCTCATTACCCAGAACGCGCCGCCAAAGTGATGAGTCTTATGCGCCAGTGCCGGGGCGGCAAAGCCTATGATGCCCAATTTGGTAAGCGCTTTCGTGGTGAAGGGGTATTCGCGGATTTAATTGCCCAGCGCTTTGCCCGCGCCAGCCGCCAGTGGAACATGCAGGATCGCACCGAGCAGGGCTTGAACACGCGAGATTTCCGCCCACCACGGGCGCAGGGCGACTTATTCCTTTAA
- a CDS encoding helix-turn-helix domain-containing protein — MSALSKTKSSFYRRLYVAHLIEHGAASVPALIEATGMPRRTAQDTIASLAELDIECVFTKDEGERHNIGRYQIRDWGAIDPRWVATNAERLKQALGYSGTL, encoded by the coding sequence ATGTCCGCGCTTAGCAAAACGAAATCGAGTTTTTACCGACGTTTATACGTGGCCCATCTGATCGAACATGGCGCTGCCAGCGTGCCTGCACTCATTGAAGCCACCGGCATGCCACGGCGTACCGCCCAGGATACGATAGCCTCCCTTGCCGAATTAGATATCGAGTGCGTATTTACGAAAGATGAAGGCGAGCGCCACAACATTGGCCGCTACCAAATACGTGACTGGGGGGCGATTGACCCACGTTGGGTGGCAACGAATGCCGAGCGGCTTAAACAGGCACTCGGCTATTCCGGAACCCTCTGA
- the ptsP gene encoding phosphoenolpyruvate--protein phosphotransferase — protein sequence MLTLGPDDILLGRHADSWQTALDSAAEALVDAGLVEAEYRDGLHAREAQSSTFLGNAIAIPHGTPESRQHVKQTGVRVLQFPQGIEWHDGQQVHVLVTIAAQNDEHLDILRQLTHVLDREGVAEQLASASSAADVARLLSKPTLEPRLDADTLCVNFPARDPQELALASAARLRQSGCVDNAFIAAVAAAQPTWLGKGLWLASSSQGVNQPALGVATPASHTLESAGHPVHALFCLAAHGDAHRPLLEQLMALLDSGASDTLLTCNSAQLLSLLAGETASTHTRRVRVLNPHGLHARPAKQLVQVARAQAMSINVRLEEGSATLVSAASLTKVIGLGARRGQWLVLSAEGDNARQALESVAETIEAGLGEKVTSLDGGFDTAPEASTTQPAVEPLAADTPHTGVAASPGLAIAPVFVIRPMQFDYPEHADDAEQQLIRLNHAIKEGAAQLEALVRNAQGGEVADILSMHEEMLVDPELHHAASDAIREGRSAEAGWWEAIETAAHAQEMLADRLLAERAADLRDVGRRVLGVLCDVTLPEPPDHPYILVMDDIGPSDVARLDTSRVRGLLTVRGGATAHSAILARALGIPAVVGAGQAVMALNNASMMILDGDRGRVTSQPSEERLQRAEQQLLDHQQREAAAWETRFEVGQTRDGHRVEVAANLGNTAHAADAVERGAEGVGLLRTEFLFMAHASAPDLTTQIGEYRQAVEALGGRPLVARTLDVGGDKPLPYWPVPQEDNPFLGLRGIRLALTQPDVLETQLRALLMASKDHPLRIMLPMIKDIAEFRAVKVIYDRLLQEIPASQRATDVQLGVMIEVPSSALLAPSLAAEVDFFSVGTNDLTQYTLAIDRGHPELSAQADGLHPAVLRLIQMTVAAAHSQGKWVGVCGELASDAVAIPVLVGLGVDELSVSARQIPLVKARLREFDFADAQAIAQLALSQATSDEVRDALEAR from the coding sequence ATGTTGACACTCGGCCCCGATGACATCCTGCTAGGCCGCCACGCGGATAGCTGGCAAACCGCGTTGGACAGTGCCGCTGAAGCGCTGGTAGACGCCGGACTGGTTGAGGCCGAGTACCGTGACGGCCTGCACGCTCGCGAAGCACAATCATCGACGTTCCTGGGCAATGCCATCGCGATCCCCCATGGCACGCCAGAAAGCCGCCAGCATGTGAAGCAGACTGGCGTTCGCGTGCTCCAGTTTCCCCAAGGAATCGAGTGGCACGACGGTCAACAGGTGCATGTGCTGGTGACCATCGCGGCCCAGAACGATGAGCACTTGGATATTCTGCGCCAGCTCACTCACGTGCTGGATCGAGAAGGCGTTGCCGAACAGTTAGCCAGCGCCAGTTCCGCTGCCGATGTGGCGCGCCTGCTGTCCAAACCAACGCTTGAGCCACGCTTGGATGCTGATACGCTCTGTGTCAACTTTCCCGCTCGCGACCCCCAAGAGCTCGCCCTGGCCTCCGCCGCCCGCCTGCGTCAAAGCGGCTGCGTCGATAACGCCTTCATTGCCGCTGTCGCCGCCGCTCAACCCACCTGGTTAGGCAAGGGGTTGTGGCTGGCCAGCAGCTCGCAAGGGGTTAATCAGCCCGCGCTTGGGGTCGCCACGCCAGCCTCGCATACCTTGGAAAGCGCTGGCCACCCGGTCCATGCGCTGTTCTGCTTAGCTGCCCACGGTGATGCCCACCGTCCGCTGTTAGAGCAATTAATGGCCTTGCTGGATAGCGGCGCCAGCGACACGCTGCTCACATGCAACAGTGCTCAACTGCTTTCCCTGCTGGCGGGCGAGACCGCAAGCACCCACACCCGTCGCGTTCGAGTGCTTAATCCCCATGGCCTGCACGCCCGCCCCGCCAAGCAGTTGGTGCAAGTCGCCCGCGCCCAGGCAATGTCGATCAATGTGCGGCTGGAAGAAGGCAGCGCCACGCTGGTCTCGGCGGCCAGCTTGACCAAGGTGATCGGCCTGGGCGCTCGCCGCGGCCAATGGCTAGTGCTGTCCGCCGAAGGTGATAACGCGCGTCAAGCGCTCGAGAGCGTGGCGGAAACGATTGAGGCTGGCTTGGGCGAGAAAGTGACGTCCCTTGACGGCGGCTTTGACACCGCGCCCGAAGCCAGCACGACTCAACCGGCCGTCGAGCCACTGGCTGCCGACACGCCCCATACCGGCGTGGCCGCTTCTCCGGGCTTGGCCATTGCCCCGGTGTTTGTTATCCGCCCCATGCAGTTCGACTACCCCGAGCACGCCGATGACGCGGAGCAACAGCTCATCCGCTTGAATCACGCCATTAAAGAGGGCGCGGCCCAACTGGAGGCGCTGGTTCGCAATGCCCAGGGCGGCGAAGTCGCCGATATTCTCTCGATGCACGAAGAGATGCTCGTCGACCCGGAACTTCACCACGCGGCCTCGGATGCCATTCGCGAAGGACGCTCAGCGGAAGCGGGCTGGTGGGAAGCGATTGAAACCGCTGCCCACGCCCAGGAAATGCTGGCCGACCGCCTGCTGGCCGAACGCGCCGCCGACCTCCGCGACGTGGGCCGCCGCGTACTTGGCGTGCTCTGCGATGTGACGCTTCCTGAACCGCCTGACCACCCCTATATTCTGGTCATGGACGACATCGGCCCTTCCGATGTGGCGCGCCTGGATACCTCCCGTGTGCGTGGCCTGCTCACTGTACGCGGTGGTGCGACAGCCCACAGTGCCATTCTGGCCCGCGCACTGGGTATTCCTGCCGTCGTTGGCGCGGGGCAAGCGGTGATGGCGCTCAACAACGCCAGCATGATGATTTTGGATGGTGATCGTGGCCGGGTAACATCGCAACCTTCCGAAGAGCGGTTACAGCGTGCCGAGCAGCAGTTGCTCGACCACCAGCAGCGCGAAGCCGCTGCCTGGGAAACCCGCTTTGAGGTTGGTCAAACTCGCGATGGCCACCGTGTCGAAGTCGCCGCCAACCTGGGCAATACCGCCCACGCTGCCGATGCAGTAGAGCGCGGGGCCGAGGGTGTTGGCCTGCTGCGTACCGAGTTCCTATTCATGGCCCATGCCAGCGCCCCGGATTTGACCACTCAGATCGGCGAGTACCGCCAAGCGGTGGAAGCGTTAGGCGGCCGCCCGCTGGTGGCACGTACCCTGGATGTGGGCGGTGACAAGCCGCTGCCTTACTGGCCGGTTCCCCAGGAAGATAACCCCTTCCTAGGGCTGCGCGGTATTCGCCTGGCACTGACCCAGCCCGACGTGCTCGAGACCCAACTGCGCGCGCTGTTGATGGCCAGCAAAGATCACCCTTTGCGCATCATGCTACCGATGATCAAGGACATTGCCGAGTTTCGGGCGGTCAAGGTGATCTATGATCGCCTGCTGCAAGAGATCCCCGCCTCCCAGCGCGCTACCGATGTGCAGCTCGGGGTGATGATTGAAGTACCTTCCAGCGCGCTGCTGGCACCCAGCCTTGCCGCCGAGGTGGACTTCTTCTCGGTGGGCACCAATGATTTGACCCAGTACACCCTGGCGATTGACCGCGGTCATCCGGAGCTTTCTGCCCAGGCCGATGGCCTACACCCGGCGGTGCTGCGTCTAATCCAGATGACCGTGGCCGCAGCGCATAGCCAAGGCAAGTGGGTCGGTGTGTGTGGTGAGCTGGCCTCGGATGCCGTGGCTATTCCCGTATTAGTTGGCCTGGGCGTGGATGAACTCTCGGTCAGCGCGCGGCAGATTCCTTTGGTGAAAGCTCGCCTGCGCGAGTTTGATTTTGCAGACGCCCAGGCCATCGCTCAGCTAGCGCTTTCACAAGCGACCAGTGACGAAGTGCGTGATGCACTGGAGGCGCGCTAA
- the pfkB gene encoding 1-phosphofructokinase, translating to MARVLCITLNPALDLAFNLDALVLGSVNRPTSTQLEAAGKGVNVARVLAELGHSVTVSGFLGSENDAPFALAFKQLGLADAFVRVPGSTRINAKLAEQGGRVTDINGPGMPIDATHLQTLIDTLDAELSSAMPPQAVVVAGSLPPGLSLDGFRQLLEHLNASGVPLWVDTSGPALNAAIDAHPAGIKPNENELADWAGDTLDTTPARLTAAKRLHQSGIAHALVSAGAEGVLWVNAQGAWHATPPKVTATNTVCAGDTFVAGMLHGLLNQHDPERTLRFATALSAEAVRHVGVGNANAADFDSLQQHTRIRRLDDSITEGATL from the coding sequence ATGGCCCGCGTGCTTTGCATTACGCTCAACCCAGCGCTGGATTTAGCGTTTAACCTTGACGCCTTAGTATTGGGCAGCGTCAACCGCCCTACCAGCACGCAGCTCGAAGCCGCTGGTAAAGGCGTTAATGTTGCCCGTGTATTGGCAGAGCTTGGTCATAGCGTCACGGTCAGCGGCTTTTTAGGCAGCGAGAACGACGCGCCCTTCGCCCTGGCTTTCAAACAGCTGGGGCTGGCCGATGCCTTCGTGCGGGTGCCTGGCAGCACGCGTATCAATGCCAAACTGGCTGAACAGGGTGGCCGCGTTACCGATATCAACGGTCCCGGCATGCCGATTGACGCCACACATTTACAAACGCTAATCGACACGTTGGACGCCGAACTGAGCAGCGCGATGCCACCCCAGGCAGTGGTTGTCGCTGGCAGCCTGCCCCCAGGGCTGTCATTGGATGGTTTTCGCCAGCTGCTGGAGCACTTGAACGCCAGTGGTGTGCCGCTATGGGTGGATACCAGCGGCCCGGCTCTTAACGCCGCCATCGACGCCCACCCGGCGGGCATCAAGCCCAATGAAAATGAACTCGCCGACTGGGCAGGGGACACTCTCGACACGACGCCAGCACGCTTGACGGCCGCCAAGCGGCTACATCAAAGCGGCATCGCCCATGCGCTTGTGTCAGCGGGTGCCGAAGGCGTGCTGTGGGTGAACGCCCAAGGCGCCTGGCACGCCACGCCCCCCAAGGTGACGGCAACCAACACGGTGTGCGCTGGCGATACCTTTGTCGCGGGCATGCTCCACGGCTTACTTAATCAACACGACCCGGAACGAACGCTGCGCTTTGCTACCGCACTCTCTGCCGAGGCCGTACGCCATGTCGGTGTCGGTAACGCCAACGCTGCGGATTTCGACTCACTCCAACAACACACCCGGATACGGCGTCTTGATGACTCCATCACCGAGGGAGCTACGCTATGA
- the pgi gene encoding glucose-6-phosphate isomerase, whose product MFQLTRSVTWQALDRLRDKTANDRIRDYFTNDPQRFEKMSLRVGGLFLDYSKHHVSDEVLTKLIELADHSALVQRRAQMFSGDIINVTENRPVLHTALRHLGDEPVYVDGEDVMPEITRTREQIKLFSEAVRNGEWKGYSGKRIKDVVNIGIGGSDLGPNMAVRALLKYRHPELHFHFVSNVDGTHIQKVLSRLDPATTLFIVSTKTFSTQETLLNAKTARRWFLENAGEDADVGAHFIAASTNRKAAMEFGIREENVFEFWAWVGGRYSMWSSIGLPIALSVGFEGFIELLEGAHEMDNHFIHAPFSENMPVLMALIGIWYINFIGAETQAIVPYDQALNQLPSFLQQLDMESNGKSVDIFGHPVNYKTGPIVWGQTGSNGQHAFFQLLHQGTRYVPIDFIASLKPEPGVEDHHFALLTNMLAQANAFMEGSQGDSKELSQHDPYSCPGNRPSSTLLLDELTPKNLGALIALYEHKVFVQGVIWNINSFDQWGVQLGKRIAGEISERIDAHAADFDASTQGLLELVRAHFPNGGSEKETGPTASADKKPARKKR is encoded by the coding sequence ATGTTTCAGCTCACTCGTAGTGTCACCTGGCAGGCGCTTGACCGCCTACGCGACAAAACCGCTAACGACCGCATTCGTGACTACTTCACCAATGATCCTCAGCGCTTTGAGAAAATGAGCCTTCGGGTGGGCGGTCTGTTTCTTGACTACTCCAAGCACCATGTTTCCGATGAAGTGCTTACCAAGTTGATTGAACTAGCCGACCACTCGGCACTGGTACAGCGCCGGGCACAGATGTTCTCCGGGGATATTATCAACGTTACGGAAAACCGCCCGGTACTGCATACGGCTCTGCGTCACTTAGGCGATGAGCCGGTGTATGTGGACGGCGAAGACGTTATGCCCGAGATCACCCGGACACGTGAGCAGATCAAGCTGTTCTCTGAAGCGGTGCGCAATGGCGAGTGGAAAGGCTACAGCGGCAAACGTATTAAAGATGTGGTCAATATCGGTATTGGCGGCTCGGATCTCGGCCCTAATATGGCGGTGCGCGCACTGCTCAAATACCGCCATCCGGAACTGCACTTTCACTTCGTTTCCAACGTAGACGGCACCCATATCCAGAAGGTGCTTTCGCGCCTCGACCCGGCGACTACGTTGTTTATCGTCTCTACCAAGACCTTTTCTACACAGGAGACGCTGCTAAACGCCAAAACCGCACGGCGCTGGTTCCTAGAGAACGCTGGCGAAGACGCCGACGTGGGTGCGCACTTTATCGCTGCCTCCACCAACCGCAAAGCGGCTATGGAGTTCGGCATTCGCGAAGAGAACGTGTTCGAATTCTGGGCCTGGGTGGGGGGGCGCTACTCCATGTGGTCCTCCATTGGCCTGCCTATTGCGCTTTCGGTCGGTTTCGAAGGCTTTATCGAGCTGCTCGAAGGCGCCCATGAAATGGATAATCACTTTATCCATGCGCCCTTCTCAGAGAACATGCCGGTGCTGATGGCGCTGATTGGTATTTGGTACATCAACTTTATTGGTGCCGAAACCCAGGCCATCGTGCCCTACGATCAGGCGCTGAACCAGCTGCCTTCTTTCCTGCAGCAGTTGGACATGGAGTCTAACGGCAAGTCGGTAGATATTTTCGGCCACCCGGTGAACTACAAAACCGGCCCGATTGTGTGGGGCCAAACCGGCTCCAACGGCCAGCACGCTTTCTTCCAACTACTGCACCAGGGCACCCGCTACGTACCGATTGATTTTATTGCCTCGCTCAAGCCCGAGCCGGGAGTCGAAGACCACCACTTCGCTCTATTGACCAATATGCTCGCCCAGGCCAACGCCTTTATGGAAGGCAGCCAGGGGGACAGCAAAGAGCTAAGCCAGCACGACCCCTACAGCTGCCCCGGCAACCGACCTTCCAGCACGCTACTGCTGGACGAGCTAACGCCGAAAAACCTGGGCGCGCTGATTGCGCTTTATGAGCACAAAGTGTTCGTCCAAGGAGTTATCTGGAACATCAACTCGTTTGACCAGTGGGGCGTACAGCTCGGCAAACGCATCGCGGGTGAAATCAGCGAACGCATCGACGCCCACGCCGCCGACTTCGACGCCTCCACTCAAGGCCTGCTGGAACTGGTTCGTGCTCACTTCCCTAATGGCGGCAGCGAAAAGGAAACCGGCCCGACTGCCAGTGCCGATAAAAAGCCCGCGAGGAAGAAGCGCTAG
- a CDS encoding DinB family protein → MKLQQHFEQLATYNQWMNAKVYGAASQMSAEELSNDRGAFFGSIFGTLNHIVVADTLWLKRFATHTSSATTLAVMIPLPIPERLDQNMFDDLEGLRAHRQWLDSVIINWIAALTDDDLNTVLNYQNTKGVESSRCYSSLIVHFFNHQTHHRGQVSTLFSQAGIDIGVTDLLELIPNES, encoded by the coding sequence ATGAAACTTCAACAACACTTCGAGCAATTGGCCACTTACAATCAGTGGATGAACGCCAAGGTGTACGGCGCCGCTAGCCAGATGAGTGCCGAAGAGCTAAGCAACGATAGAGGTGCGTTCTTTGGCTCTATTTTTGGCACCTTAAACCACATCGTGGTTGCCGACACTCTCTGGCTTAAGCGGTTTGCAACCCATACTTCCTCAGCTACAACGCTTGCGGTAATGATTCCTTTGCCCATTCCAGAGCGCCTTGATCAAAACATGTTTGACGATTTGGAAGGCCTGAGGGCGCATCGCCAATGGCTAGATAGCGTGATTATCAACTGGATAGCCGCGCTGACTGACGACGACCTCAATACCGTGTTGAATTACCAAAACACTAAGGGAGTGGAGTCAAGCAGGTGCTACTCAAGCCTGATTGTTCACTTCTTCAATCACCAAACCCACCACCGTGGGCAGGTAAGTACTTTGTTCTCCCAGGCCGGTATCGATATTGGTGTCACTGATCTATTGGAGCTGATTCCGAATGAGTCTTAA